The following proteins are co-located in the Myroides profundi genome:
- the smpB gene encoding SsrA-binding protein SmpB, which produces MQKTINILNKRAKFEYEILDKYTAGIVLTGTEIKSIRLGKANIAESFCEFQGHELFVINSQIEEYAYSKHFNHKAKTERKLLLNKKELKSLLKDVQNKGLTIIPLRLFLNDKGRAKLDIALARGKKNYDKRETIKDRDNKRDLDRLKKSY; this is translated from the coding sequence ATGCAAAAGACAATAAACATTTTAAACAAAAGGGCTAAGTTCGAATACGAAATACTAGATAAGTATACTGCTGGTATTGTATTAACTGGAACTGAAATTAAGTCTATACGTTTAGGTAAAGCAAATATCGCTGAAAGCTTTTGTGAGTTTCAAGGACACGAATTATTCGTTATCAATAGTCAGATAGAAGAATACGCATATAGTAAGCACTTTAATCACAAAGCAAAAACAGAGAGAAAACTTCTTTTAAACAAAAAAGAATTAAAATCTCTACTAAAAGATGTTCAGAATAAAGGTCTGACTATCATCCCACTTAGACTATTCTTAAACGATAAAGGTAGAGCCAAACTTGATATCGCTCTAGCTCGTGGTAAAAAGAACTATGACAAGAGAGAAACAATTAAAGATCGCGATAATAAACGCGACCTAGATAGACTTAAAAAATCGTATTAA
- a CDS encoding protein-L-isoaspartate(D-aspartate) O-methyltransferase: MKDSAKHQGLRNQLVEVLKQKGIVDTNVLDAIKRVPRHLFLDSSFEDFAYQDKAFPIGAGQTISQPYTVAFQSQLLQVKKEDKILEIGTGSGYQTAVLVAMGARVYSIERQNELYKKTSALLPKLGIRPKLTTFGDGYKGLPNYAPFDSIIVTAGAPFIPQALLGQIKVGGRLIIPIGEEKQIMTELIRINEKQFEKYEHGDFKFVPMLENKN; this comes from the coding sequence GTGAAAGATTCTGCAAAACATCAAGGTCTTAGAAACCAGTTGGTTGAAGTACTTAAGCAAAAAGGGATTGTTGATACCAATGTTTTAGATGCTATCAAGAGGGTACCACGTCATTTATTCTTAGATTCAAGTTTCGAGGATTTTGCATACCAAGATAAGGCTTTTCCTATCGGAGCAGGCCAGACTATTTCGCAACCTTATACTGTAGCTTTTCAATCTCAGCTACTTCAAGTCAAAAAAGAAGATAAAATCTTAGAAATCGGTACGGGTAGTGGGTATCAGACTGCTGTACTAGTCGCTATGGGAGCTAGAGTGTACAGTATCGAGAGACAAAACGAATTGTATAAAAAGACTTCAGCTTTATTGCCAAAGTTAGGAATCAGACCTAAGCTTACTACTTTTGGTGATGGGTATAAGGGATTACCTAATTATGCTCCTTTTGATTCTATTATTGTTACAGCAGGTGCTCCTTTTATCCCGCAAGCTTTATTAGGACAAATAAAAGTAGGAGGTAGACTGATCATCCCTATTGGTGAGGAAAAGCAAATCATGACAGAGTTGATCCGTATCAACGAAAAACAGTTTGAAAAATACGAACATGGAGACTTTAAGTTCGTACCCATGCTGGAGAATAAGAATTAG
- a CDS encoding Gfo/Idh/MocA family protein — protein sequence MLKVGVLGAGHLGKIHLRLLNQSEKYELVGFYDPFKENAEKVAAEFGYRKFDTIEELIQAVDVVDIVTPTLSHFDCAKQAIEAGKHVFLEKPITTTIEEAEAIIALAAKYNVLGQVGHVERFNPAFIAVRPKIEKPMFIETHRLAEFNPRGTDVPVVLDLMIHDLDAILSVVKSPVKHVSASGVAVLSESPDISNARVEFENGCVANITASRISMKNMRKSRFFQRDAYISVDYLEKTCEVVKMKEAPEVPGDFDLILQNAEGVKKQIYYDNPEVLANNAILDELETFHDAIVNKTTPIVTLDDGTKALRLAYQIIEAMEKK from the coding sequence ATGCTTAAAGTTGGAGTATTGGGAGCAGGCCACCTAGGTAAAATTCACCTACGCTTACTTAACCAATCTGAAAAATATGAACTAGTAGGATTTTACGATCCTTTTAAAGAGAATGCTGAAAAAGTAGCAGCAGAATTTGGCTATAGAAAATTTGACACTATAGAGGAATTAATTCAGGCAGTAGATGTAGTAGATATCGTTACTCCTACCCTTTCTCACTTTGACTGTGCTAAACAAGCTATTGAAGCTGGTAAGCATGTATTCTTAGAAAAACCGATTACGACGACTATTGAAGAAGCTGAAGCCATTATCGCATTAGCTGCTAAGTATAATGTACTAGGACAGGTAGGTCACGTAGAGCGTTTTAACCCAGCGTTTATCGCAGTACGTCCAAAGATAGAAAAACCTATGTTCATCGAGACTCACCGTCTAGCTGAGTTTAATCCTAGAGGAACTGATGTACCTGTAGTATTAGACTTGATGATCCACGATCTAGATGCTATCTTAAGTGTGGTTAAATCTCCTGTGAAGCATGTAAGTGCTAGTGGCGTAGCTGTACTAAGCGAATCTCCAGATATTTCTAACGCTCGTGTAGAATTTGAAAACGGATGTGTAGCTAATATCACTGCTAGCCGTATCTCAATGAAGAATATGCGTAAATCGCGCTTCTTCCAACGCGATGCTTATATCTCTGTGGATTACTTAGAAAAGACATGTGAAGTAGTAAAGATGAAAGAAGCTCCTGAAGTACCAGGTGACTTTGACCTAATCCTTCAAAATGCTGAAGGGGTTAAAAAACAAATTTATTACGACAATCCTGAAGTATTAGCGAATAATGCTATCTTAGACGAGTTAGAGACATTCCATGACGCGATAGTGAATAAAACTACACCTATCGTGACATTAGATGATGGTACTAAAGCACTGCGCTTAGCTTACCAAATCATCGAGGCAATGGAGAAAAAATAA
- a CDS encoding 3-hydroxyacyl-CoA dehydrogenase family protein, whose product MKKIAVIGAGTMGNGIAHTFAQKGFTVLLIDISEAAIERGMTTIIKNLDRMIAKGSITEADKKATIENIITYTDIKDGVANADLVVEAATENVELKLNIFRQLSEVCDENVILASNTSSISITKIASVVKNPERVIGMHFMNPVPIMKLVEIIRGYNTSDEVTKAIMDMSKTLDKVPTEVNDYPGFVANRILMPMINEAIETLYNGVAGVEEIDTVMKLGMAHPMGPLQLADFIGLDVCLSILNVMYDGFKNPKYAPCPLLVNMVMAGKLGVKSGEGFYDYSESKKAEKVAKMFA is encoded by the coding sequence ATGAAAAAAATTGCTGTTATCGGAGCTGGAACAATGGGAAATGGTATTGCACATACATTTGCTCAAAAAGGTTTTACAGTTCTTTTAATTGATATATCAGAAGCTGCTATCGAAAGAGGAATGACTACGATCATTAAGAATTTAGATCGTATGATCGCGAAAGGTAGCATCACTGAAGCGGATAAAAAAGCAACTATCGAAAACATCATTACTTACACTGACATTAAAGATGGTGTAGCTAATGCTGACCTAGTGGTAGAAGCTGCTACTGAGAATGTAGAGTTAAAACTAAATATCTTTAGACAACTGAGTGAAGTATGTGATGAGAATGTAATCTTAGCATCGAATACTTCTTCTATCTCAATTACTAAAATCGCTTCTGTGGTGAAAAACCCTGAGCGCGTAATCGGTATGCACTTTATGAACCCTGTGCCTATCATGAAGTTAGTAGAAATCATCAGAGGATACAACACAAGTGATGAAGTGACTAAAGCAATCATGGATATGTCTAAAACATTAGATAAAGTTCCTACAGAGGTAAATGACTACCCTGGATTCGTAGCGAACCGTATCTTAATGCCAATGATCAATGAAGCTATCGAAACATTATACAACGGTGTAGCTGGTGTAGAAGAAATCGATACTGTGATGAAGTTAGGTATGGCTCATCCTATGGGACCATTACAACTAGCTGACTTTATCGGATTAGATGTATGTCTTTCTATCCTTAACGTAATGTATGACGGATTTAAAAACCCTAAATATGCTCCATGTCCACTATTAGTAAATATGGTAATGGCTGGTAAATTAGGAGTTAAATCTGGAGAAGGATTCTACGACTATAGCGAAAGCAAAAAAGCTGAGAAAGTAGCGAAAATGTTCGCTTAA
- a CDS encoding DUF1015 domain-containing protein yields MAKIIPFKGLRPTRDKVSLVSCRSFEDYNAVEIAYLLDYNPFSFLHVLNPAYVNPSKVTYDKRYKMVAAKLNDFKKEGILITEDKPIYYLYQISTKSWSFTGIVAGTSIDDYQSNVIKKHEDTLEFRVRLFKEYLYHSKFNTEPVLMMYPDQEDIEKWIITKKHEKPLYDFSTVTRERHTIWKIDEDTDIEWLTEQFADIKELYIADGHHRFASAELLQAEHSNGTPAHNNTVMTYLIAENNIKIYEFNRIIHDLNNHSKGEFLNLLKEKFHVVNKEQQLWKPTKKMEFGMYLDGDFYALTLKDIKQTDCILQQLDAQILYDEVLHPILGLDDLRNDARIDYVPGNESIVTIKELVDDGEYEVGFMLYPTNVSEIKQVADNDLIMPPKSTYIEPKFMNGLFIYEI; encoded by the coding sequence ATGGCTAAAATAATTCCTTTTAAAGGCTTGCGCCCTACCCGAGATAAAGTAAGCTTAGTAAGCTGTAGATCATTCGAAGACTACAATGCTGTTGAGATTGCTTATCTTTTAGACTACAACCCCTTCTCTTTTTTGCACGTATTAAATCCTGCTTATGTAAACCCCTCAAAAGTAACGTATGATAAACGTTATAAGATGGTCGCAGCGAAGTTAAACGACTTTAAGAAAGAAGGTATTCTGATTACAGAAGATAAACCGATTTATTATCTGTATCAGATCAGCACAAAAAGTTGGAGTTTTACAGGGATAGTGGCAGGAACTTCTATAGATGACTACCAAAGTAATGTGATCAAAAAACATGAAGACACCTTAGAGTTTCGCGTAAGACTATTTAAGGAATACTTATATCACAGTAAGTTCAATACTGAACCTGTACTGATGATGTATCCTGATCAGGAGGATATAGAAAAATGGATTATCACAAAGAAGCATGAGAAACCCCTATATGACTTTAGTACTGTAACTAGAGAAAGACATACGATCTGGAAGATAGATGAGGATACCGATATCGAATGGTTAACAGAACAATTTGCAGATATTAAAGAACTGTATATCGCAGATGGACATCACCGTTTCGCTTCTGCAGAACTGTTACAAGCAGAACATTCTAACGGAACTCCTGCTCATAACAATACAGTGATGACGTATTTAATCGCTGAAAACAATATTAAAATCTATGAGTTTAATCGTATTATACACGATTTAAACAACCATAGCAAAGGAGAATTCTTAAACCTTCTAAAAGAGAAGTTTCACGTTGTCAATAAAGAACAACAGCTTTGGAAACCTACTAAGAAGATGGAATTCGGAATGTACTTAGACGGTGACTTCTATGCCTTAACGCTAAAAGACATCAAACAAACAGACTGCATCTTACAACAGTTAGATGCGCAAATACTATACGATGAAGTACTACATCCTATACTAGGATTAGATGACTTGAGAAACGATGCTCGTATAGACTATGTTCCTGGTAATGAGTCTATCGTTACGATCAAAGAACTAGTAGATGATGGCGAATACGAAGTAGGATTTATGCTTTATCCTACAAATGTAAGTGAGATCAAACAAGTGGCAGATAACGACCTTATCATGCCTCCAAAAAGCACATATATAGAGCCTAAGTTTATGAATGGTCTCTTTATATACGAAATTTAA
- a CDS encoding YggS family pyridoxal phosphate-dependent enzyme: MSITENLKHVKNTLPAHVTLVAVSKTKPNEDIVEAYEAGQRVFGENKIQEMTDKYEALPKDIKWHMIGHVQRNKVKYMAPFVSLIHGVDSFRLLEEINKQAKRNNRVIECLLQMFIAEEDTKFGLDEAELLEILSSEEFAGLKNIKVVGLMGMATFTDNQTQVKKEFTQLSNIFAMCKERYGTKDNLDLNIVSMGMSNDYPLAIECGSTMVRIGSNIFGSRNY; encoded by the coding sequence ATGTCTATTACAGAGAATTTAAAACACGTTAAGAACACATTACCTGCTCATGTTACCCTTGTTGCTGTTTCTAAAACGAAACCAAATGAGGATATTGTAGAAGCTTATGAGGCAGGACAACGTGTATTCGGTGAGAATAAGATTCAGGAAATGACTGATAAATATGAAGCTCTTCCTAAAGATATTAAGTGGCACATGATCGGACATGTACAACGCAATAAAGTGAAGTATATGGCTCCCTTTGTCTCTCTGATTCACGGAGTGGATAGCTTTAGACTCTTAGAAGAGATAAATAAACAAGCGAAACGAAATAATCGCGTTATAGAATGTTTATTACAGATGTTCATCGCAGAAGAAGATACAAAGTTCGGCTTAGATGAGGCAGAATTACTAGAAATTCTTTCAAGTGAGGAATTTGCTGGACTTAAGAATATTAAAGTAGTTGGACTAATGGGTATGGCTACTTTTACCGATAATCAAACGCAAGTAAAGAAAGAATTTACACAACTAAGTAATATATTTGCAATGTGTAAAGAGAGATACGGCACGAAGGATAACCTTGACCTAAACATTGTCTCTATGGGGATGAGTAACGATTATCCACTAGCGATAGAATGTGGAAGTACGATGGTTAGAATAGGTAGTAATATCTTCGGTAGTCGTAATTATTAA
- a CDS encoding exonuclease domain-containing protein, with translation MYAVLDIETTGGQFNEEGITEIAIYRFDGNQIVDQFISLVNPEMEIQPFVVKLTGINNAMLRLAPKFYEIAKRIIEITDNCVIVAHNAEFDYRVLRNEFKRLGYEYSRNTLCTVELSQKLLPDMPSYSLGKLVRSLGIPIADRHRANGDAMATEKLFELLLSKDKEKTILTSMIKSDIKTGISPKFLDIVDTLPSTVGIYYILDKEGNIIFIGKSKNIRKKVLQHFTSNSPIFKKIQQETYTVTFEKTGTELIALLKEAEEINTNKPKYNKVSKKSVFPYSIYLKTNLEGYLYLSIEKTDGRKRNLMAFTSPNEARKFLHKIFQRQQELPYVEFIYEKKSTKITADNFFINFTSTREEFNANILELFKPYDIDKDHVLILDKGRKVDEKSAVALEKGKLNGYCFYNLNHQINAPERIAANLTPILFNRNNRNIILNYLNKKIGYKLIHY, from the coding sequence TTGTACGCAGTTTTAGATATAGAAACAACTGGTGGGCAGTTTAATGAAGAAGGAATCACCGAAATTGCTATATATAGATTTGATGGTAATCAGATCGTAGATCAGTTTATTAGTTTAGTTAATCCAGAGATGGAAATACAACCTTTCGTAGTGAAACTTACGGGAATCAATAATGCTATGCTACGGCTAGCTCCGAAGTTCTACGAAATAGCTAAGCGCATCATAGAAATAACGGACAACTGCGTCATCGTAGCTCATAATGCTGAATTTGATTATCGAGTACTGCGCAACGAGTTTAAACGACTAGGTTATGAATACAGTCGCAATACACTGTGTACAGTAGAACTATCACAGAAGTTACTGCCTGATATGCCTTCTTATAGCTTAGGTAAACTAGTGCGATCACTTGGTATTCCCATCGCAGATAGACATCGCGCTAATGGAGATGCTATGGCTACAGAAAAGCTATTCGAATTACTTCTATCAAAAGATAAAGAGAAGACTATCTTAACCTCTATGATTAAGTCGGATATCAAAACGGGGATTAGTCCTAAGTTTTTGGATATCGTAGACACTTTGCCTTCTACTGTAGGTATTTATTATATCCTGGACAAAGAAGGTAATATTATCTTCATCGGTAAGAGCAAGAATATTAGAAAGAAAGTCTTACAGCACTTTACGAGTAATTCGCCTATATTCAAAAAAATACAACAAGAAACCTATACTGTCACTTTCGAAAAAACAGGTACTGAACTCATCGCGCTTCTAAAAGAGGCTGAAGAGATCAATACCAATAAACCAAAGTACAATAAGGTCAGTAAGAAAAGTGTATTCCCCTACTCTATTTATTTAAAAACTAATCTAGAGGGGTACTTATATCTATCTATCGAAAAGACAGATGGTAGAAAGAGAAATCTAATGGCGTTTACATCGCCTAACGAAGCTAGAAAATTCTTACATAAGATATTCCAACGTCAACAGGAGTTACCTTATGTAGAGTTTATATATGAGAAAAAATCAACTAAAATAACAGCTGATAACTTCTTTATCAACTTTACCTCGACAAGAGAAGAGTTCAATGCTAATATACTTGAACTATTTAAACCTTATGATATAGATAAAGACCATGTTCTAATCTTAGACAAAGGCCGTAAAGTAGATGAGAAGAGTGCTGTCGCTTTAGAAAAAGGGAAGCTAAACGGATATTGCTTCTATAACTTAAACCACCAAATCAACGCCCCAGAACGAATAGCAGCCAATTTAACGCCAATTTTGTTTAATAGAAACAACAGAAATATTATTCTTAATTATCTAAATAAGAAGATCGGTTACAAATTAATTCACTACTAA
- a CDS encoding ion transporter, translating into MRRRLKNKWDILQQKIYIIIYGSNTFAGKLFDIALLAVILMSVLLVMLESIESYDMKHHTGLVVCEWIITVFFTIEYILRILCNKKPLKYIFSFYGIVDLISILPMYLSFFIPGSRALTVVRALRLLRLFGILNLVPYIGQQSHLKLALKSSRTKIIVFVYFVLVMSILLGALMYVIESKESGFTSIPRSIYWCIVTLTTVGYGDIAPQTPLGQMIASFIMIMGYGIIAVPTGIVTAEFSNIKRNRLDAKRRRNCSTCTTTIYDDDANYCYNCGQKLGDVYEK; encoded by the coding sequence GTGAGACGCAGATTAAAAAACAAATGGGATATCCTACAGCAGAAGATTTACATCATTATTTATGGTTCAAATACTTTTGCAGGTAAATTATTTGATATTGCACTACTAGCAGTTATTCTGATGAGTGTACTTCTAGTTATGCTTGAATCGATAGAGAGCTATGATATGAAGCACCACACAGGTCTAGTAGTCTGTGAGTGGATTATCACTGTGTTTTTTACCATAGAGTATATCCTTAGGATTCTTTGTAATAAAAAACCGCTTAAGTACATCTTTAGTTTTTATGGAATAGTAGATCTTATCTCTATCCTACCGATGTATTTATCGTTCTTTATTCCTGGTTCTAGAGCGCTTACTGTTGTAAGAGCACTGCGTTTACTACGTTTATTTGGTATCTTAAACCTTGTTCCATACATTGGACAACAGTCACACTTAAAGCTAGCTCTTAAGTCTAGTAGAACGAAAATTATTGTATTCGTATACTTTGTACTTGTGATGTCAATCTTATTAGGTGCGCTAATGTATGTGATCGAGAGTAAAGAAAGTGGCTTTACGAGTATACCTAGAAGTATCTATTGGTGTATCGTAACGCTTACTACTGTGGGATATGGAGATATCGCTCCACAGACACCACTAGGTCAAATGATAGCATCTTTTATCATGATTATGGGTTACGGTATTATCGCCGTTCCTACAGGTATCGTGACAGCAGAGTTCTCTAATATTAAACGCAACAGATTAGATGCGAAGAGAAGAAGAAACTGCTCTACATGTACTACTACAATCTATGATGATGATGCAAATTACTGCTATAATTGCGGTCAAAAATTAGGAGATGTCTACGAAAAATAA
- the miaA gene encoding tRNA (adenosine(37)-N6)-dimethylallyltransferase MiaA, with the protein MSTKNNNYLIVVIGPTAIGKTALGIKLAQHFNTNIISCDSRQFYKEMAIGTAVPSKEELAAAPHHFIQNISIHDTYSVGDFEREALAKLDELFTDNPVQVMVGGSGLFVNAILNGLDDFPDVDPSIRKQLNQDLAEKGLPYLQNMLKELDPIHYEKVAIDNPQRVTRALEICIGTGKPYSSFLNIKQHARNFTPIVIGLEADREKMYERINKRVDIMLDNGLLKEAQDLYPYRDNNALQTVGYRELFAYFDNEFALEFAIEEIKKNTRRFAKRQITWFKRTPDVMWFDYLTAPEQILKAVEDKIQF; encoded by the coding sequence ATGTCTACGAAAAATAACAATTATCTTATTGTTGTCATTGGGCCTACAGCGATTGGAAAAACAGCTTTAGGAATCAAACTTGCACAACATTTTAATACCAATATAATATCATGTGATAGTCGCCAATTCTATAAGGAAATGGCGATAGGAACAGCTGTACCTTCTAAGGAAGAACTAGCTGCTGCTCCACATCACTTTATTCAGAATATCAGCATTCACGATACTTACTCTGTAGGAGATTTCGAAAGAGAAGCATTGGCTAAACTAGATGAGCTCTTTACAGATAATCCTGTACAGGTTATGGTAGGTGGATCAGGACTCTTTGTCAATGCAATCCTAAATGGGCTTGATGATTTCCCAGATGTAGACCCAAGTATCAGAAAACAATTAAATCAAGACTTAGCAGAAAAAGGCCTTCCTTATTTGCAAAATATGCTAAAGGAATTGGATCCTATTCACTATGAAAAAGTAGCGATAGACAATCCTCAGCGAGTAACTCGAGCATTAGAGATCTGTATCGGTACTGGTAAACCCTACTCTAGTTTCTTAAATATAAAACAACACGCTCGCAACTTCACTCCTATCGTGATAGGTCTAGAAGCTGATAGAGAGAAGATGTATGAGCGCATTAATAAACGTGTGGATATCATGCTAGATAATGGCCTTCTAAAGGAAGCTCAAGATTTATATCCGTATCGCGATAACAATGCGTTACAAACCGTTGGCTATCGAGAATTATTTGCGTACTTTGACAACGAATTCGCATTAGAGTTCGCTATCGAGGAAATCAAAAAGAATACACGCCGCTTTGCTAAACGTCAGATTACTTGGTTTAAACGTACTCCTGATGTTATGTGGTTTGACTACCTTACTGCACCAGAACAAATCTTAAAAGCTGTAGAAGATAAAATACAGTTTTAA
- a CDS encoding acyl-[acyl-carrier-protein] thioesterase → MPISPNFTSIFTQSFDVDYFDCDINAQLKTVDLCKMIQMASSNHAVLGGISFWDLQEANQSWVVYKFRVEIDRMPKWQDRIDITTWIETLDGIRSVRNFEVHCNGELVASASSMWVIMNTVRRRPEMMAIPHDHFTKHKDKKSIQSEFTTFQKKPETTHLITDKVRYSDLDMVNHVTNIKYLEWVINALKVSENTSKDISVVDMHFNKELRFNQEYTIEQCVANNNHFVIKSNEGDLNFQCVIE, encoded by the coding sequence ATGCCTATATCACCCAACTTTACATCTATATTTACACAGAGCTTCGATGTTGATTACTTTGACTGCGATATCAATGCTCAGTTAAAAACAGTAGATTTATGTAAGATGATACAGATGGCTTCTTCTAATCATGCAGTCTTAGGAGGGATAAGCTTTTGGGATCTGCAAGAAGCAAACCAATCATGGGTAGTCTATAAATTTAGAGTAGAAATAGACAGAATGCCTAAGTGGCAAGACCGAATTGATATCACTACTTGGATAGAGACATTAGATGGTATTCGTTCTGTGCGTAACTTTGAGGTACACTGTAACGGAGAGCTTGTCGCAAGTGCTAGCTCGATGTGGGTGATTATGAATACGGTAAGACGTCGTCCTGAGATGATGGCTATCCCTCACGACCACTTTACTAAACACAAGGACAAAAAAAGTATCCAAAGTGAGTTCACTACTTTTCAGAAGAAACCTGAGACAACGCATTTAATCACAGATAAGGTAAGATACTCTGATCTAGACATGGTTAATCATGTAACTAATATCAAATACTTAGAATGGGTGATTAATGCCTTAAAAGTATCCGAAAACACTTCTAAAGACATTTCTGTAGTTGACATGCACTTTAATAAAGAACTTCGTTTTAATCAAGAGTATACCATAGAACAATGTGTTGCTAATAACAACCACTTTGTGATTAAATCTAATGAAGGAGACCTCAACTTCCAATGTGTAATAGAATAG
- a CDS encoding HipA family kinase, which yields MEVIGAIQILEILETNSIPIKILGTDADIYYAKTIFKIHPPLEDIINELIGNQVYKIWGIKVPEIKIIKIENRLLQEYLITNNMISKYSQFDIEELFVIGSKEINSQTELDYHNLVLSNKNDFNQYLDPYKFLDIAFCDVWLANRDRRINNPNLLLVEDQGKIDFVAIDHTQLFGNQTNYKGLKINVMDVSLVNMLIASKFTKKICNFAENEVLSKFNSRIIEKINTTLVVLPEVLDSLPSKVGLSKAGKLKIIEILSNQERNTRISNILNKLLK from the coding sequence ATGGAGGTAATTGGCGCTATACAGATTCTGGAGATATTAGAAACGAATAGTATTCCTATTAAAATATTAGGCACTGATGCTGATATCTATTATGCAAAAACTATTTTTAAGATTCATCCTCCATTAGAAGATATTATTAATGAATTGATAGGGAATCAGGTTTATAAGATTTGGGGTATAAAAGTACCAGAAATAAAGATAATAAAAATTGAGAATAGGTTACTTCAAGAATATTTGATCACCAATAATATGATATCTAAATATAGTCAGTTTGATATCGAAGAGTTGTTTGTTATAGGTTCTAAAGAGATTAATAGTCAGACAGAACTAGATTACCACAACTTAGTTCTATCTAATAAGAATGATTTTAATCAATACTTAGATCCCTATAAATTTTTGGATATAGCCTTTTGTGATGTATGGTTAGCTAATAGAGATCGTAGAATCAATAATCCGAACCTTTTGTTAGTTGAGGATCAAGGAAAAATAGATTTTGTTGCTATTGATCATACACAACTTTTTGGTAATCAAACTAACTATAAAGGGTTGAAAATTAATGTAATGGATGTCAGTCTTGTAAATATGTTAATTGCTTCAAAATTCACCAAAAAGATTTGTAATTTTGCTGAGAATGAAGTACTTTCAAAATTCAATAGTAGAATTATTGAAAAAATTAACACAACACTAGTGGTCTTGCCAGAGGTGTTAGATAGCCTTCCGTCAAAAGTAGGACTGAGTAAGGCGGGTAAGCTTAAAATAATAGAGATACTTAGTAATCAAGAACGAAATACTAGAATTTCCAACATATTAAACAAACTATTAAAATGA
- a CDS encoding AraC family transcriptional regulator codes for MSTHKVIKAKQFDQDVPIEFFMLEDNSHLFNFDYHYQCNFYQIYWFTQTKETTQKVDFESYPISDDQIWVIYPGQMHNINPDGVKGYFISVNKDFFNRILAKEFNEHKFRFNPPLWFELSEDKKEVFKAIMFLFQQEWDTQKRTYILEKYLNIYISHIQGLKELSQDNLLIDTRVLKLLELVEENYTVHHPTAFYADKIALSVKRMNELVVKATDYTLNQHIHNRILLEAKRLIGYSDLNIQEISAELGFSEVNYFNRFFKKSTGLAPLAFRENVKKVQ; via the coding sequence ATGTCTACACACAAGGTAATTAAAGCCAAACAATTTGATCAAGATGTACCTATTGAATTCTTTATGCTAGAAGACAATAGTCATCTATTCAACTTTGATTACCACTATCAATGTAACTTCTATCAGATCTACTGGTTTACCCAAACCAAGGAGACAACACAGAAAGTTGACTTTGAGTCCTACCCTATCTCTGATGATCAGATATGGGTCATCTATCCCGGGCAAATGCACAATATTAACCCTGACGGGGTAAAGGGGTATTTTATTTCTGTCAATAAGGATTTCTTTAACCGCATTCTCGCCAAAGAATTTAACGAACACAAGTTTAGATTTAATCCTCCCTTATGGTTTGAGTTATCAGAAGATAAAAAAGAAGTCTTTAAAGCAATCATGTTTTTATTCCAACAAGAATGGGATACACAGAAACGAACTTATATACTAGAGAAGTACCTCAATATCTATATTTCCCATATTCAAGGCTTAAAAGAGCTCTCACAGGACAATCTTCTTATAGATACTAGAGTACTAAAATTATTAGAGTTGGTGGAAGAAAACTATACTGTCCACCACCCTACTGCTTTCTATGCTGATAAAATAGCATTATCTGTAAAGCGAATGAATGAACTCGTAGTAAAGGCTACTGACTATACACTTAATCAACACATTCACAACAGAATACTTCTAGAAGCAAAGAGACTAATAGGATATTCTGACTTGAATATCCAAGAGATTTCAGCCGAATTAGGCTTTAGTGAGGTCAACTATTTTAACCGCTTCTTTAAAAAAAGTACAGGTTTGGCTCCATTAGCTTTTAGAGAAAATGTGAAAAAAGTCCAATAA